A single Fodinicurvata sp. EGI_FJ10296 DNA region contains:
- a CDS encoding PAAR domain-containing protein — protein sequence MPPATRLGDLCTGHDCWPSRPSVAGNGDVRIEGAAAHRVGDAWDVHCCVDRPTDCHAGVLAAGSGTVRINGRPAGRIGDPVSCGSVVATGAATVRIGG from the coding sequence ATGCCCCCAGCCACCCGCCTCGGCGATCTCTGCACCGGCCATGACTGCTGGCCGTCCCGGCCGTCGGTTGCCGGCAACGGCGATGTCCGGATCGAGGGCGCGGCCGCGCATCGCGTCGGCGACGCCTGGGACGTGCATTGCTGCGTCGATCGACCCACCGACTGCCATGCCGGGGTTTTGGCGGCCGGGTCGGGCACCGTGCGGATCAACGGCCGCCCGGCCGGGCGGATCGGCGACCCGGTGAGTTGCGGCTCGGTGGTCGCCACCGGCGCCGCCACGGTGCGCATCGGCGGATAA
- a CDS encoding GPW/gp25 family protein produces the protein MQGMNAITGQSLAGTDHLAQSIRDILTTRVGTRVMRREYGSDLPRLVDAPLTPATVVDFYAATAKALRRWEPRLRLTRVQAVSGSRPGQVVLSLTGRVVADNQSVSLTVELSP, from the coding sequence ATGCAAGGAATGAACGCCATCACCGGCCAGTCTCTGGCCGGAACGGATCATCTCGCCCAGTCGATCCGCGATATCCTGACCACCCGGGTCGGCACGCGGGTCATGCGCCGGGAGTACGGCTCGGACCTGCCGCGTCTGGTCGACGCCCCGCTGACGCCGGCGACCGTGGTCGATTTCTATGCCGCCACCGCAAAGGCCCTGCGCCGGTGGGAGCCGCGCCTGCGGCTGACCCGCGTTCAGGCAGTGTCCGGATCGCGCCCCGGCCAGGTGGTCTTGAGCTTGACCGGCCGGGTCGTCGCCGACAATCAATCCGTTTCCCTGACCGTGGAGCTGTCGCCATGA
- a CDS encoding baseplate J/gp47 family protein yields the protein MTDLDIPPVRAYAGVDLASFEPPPIVDEGDFEAIHAEMRAEFVRRYPDYSAMVESDPVSALLQANAWRELLLRQRINEASRATLLASARGEDLDRKAWDLSQTRRLLIKPGDPDALPPVPPVWEDDDALRERAQLALYRLSVAGPDNAYISAARDAHPAIKSASVASPEPGRVIVTVLTREGKGVPGPEVLEAVDTALSARDVRPLTDRVEIRAAAILTYRVEARLRVYDGPDAEVVRAEADKRLRTYVAARHRLGDPVTRSGLFAALSPPGVQLVTLDSPADHILPTAHEAAWCEAITITLEE from the coding sequence ATGACCGACCTCGATATTCCGCCGGTGCGCGCCTATGCCGGGGTGGATCTGGCCAGTTTCGAGCCGCCGCCGATCGTCGACGAGGGCGACTTCGAGGCAATCCATGCCGAGATGCGCGCCGAGTTCGTCCGGCGCTATCCCGATTACTCGGCCATGGTCGAGTCCGATCCGGTTTCGGCGCTGCTGCAGGCCAATGCCTGGCGCGAGCTGCTGTTGCGCCAGCGCATCAACGAGGCCTCGCGCGCCACGCTGCTGGCCAGCGCCCGGGGTGAGGATCTCGACCGCAAGGCGTGGGACCTGTCGCAAACCCGCCGCCTGCTGATCAAGCCCGGCGACCCGGACGCCCTGCCGCCGGTACCGCCGGTCTGGGAGGACGACGACGCCCTGCGCGAACGCGCGCAGCTGGCGCTGTACCGGCTGAGCGTGGCCGGGCCGGACAATGCCTATATCTCCGCCGCCCGCGATGCGCATCCGGCGATCAAGTCGGCGTCCGTCGCCAGTCCGGAACCGGGCCGGGTCATCGTCACGGTGCTGACCCGCGAGGGCAAGGGCGTTCCGGGACCGGAAGTGCTGGAGGCGGTCGATACCGCGCTGTCTGCCCGCGATGTCCGGCCGCTGACCGACCGGGTCGAGATCCGCGCCGCCGCGATCCTCACGTACCGGGTCGAGGCCAGGCTTCGGGTCTATGACGGCCCCGATGCCGAGGTGGTGCGCGCCGAGGCCGACAAGCGTCTGCGGACCTACGTTGCCGCCCGTCACCGGCTGGGCGATCCGGTCACCCGCTCCGGCCTTTTTGCCGCCCTGTCGCCGCCGGGCGTTCAGCTCGTCACCCTCGACAGCCCGGCCGATCACATCCTGCCCACGGCGCATGAGGCGGCGTGGTGCGAAGCCATCACCATTACCCTGGAGGAATAG
- a CDS encoding phage baseplate assembly protein V yields the protein MPERRHLTRDLSDVERQVNGVIRYAQVTEVNHTAARVRIADGPIVSNWIRWAEARAGADRTWDPPTIGERVIVVCPGGDLNNGTVIARLNCTDNPPPDDRPAVDKRAYADGTVVEHDGQAGTTRLTTPGRVTVEAEGGIALRSKGAIDIRAEGPITINGATVDIN from the coding sequence ATGCCAGAACGCCGCCACCTGACCCGCGACCTGTCCGACGTCGAACGCCAGGTCAACGGCGTGATCCGCTATGCCCAGGTGACCGAGGTCAATCACACCGCCGCGCGTGTCCGGATCGCCGACGGGCCGATCGTCAGCAACTGGATCCGCTGGGCCGAAGCCCGCGCCGGCGCCGACCGCACCTGGGATCCGCCAACCATCGGCGAGCGCGTCATCGTTGTCTGTCCGGGCGGCGATCTGAACAACGGCACCGTCATCGCCCGGCTCAACTGCACCGACAACCCGCCACCCGATGACCGGCCGGCGGTGGACAAACGCGCCTATGCCGACGGCACGGTGGTCGAACATGACGGCCAGGCCGGCACCACCCGGCTCACGACGCCCGGGCGCGTGACCGTTGAAGCGGAAGGCGGTATCGCGCTACGCTCGAAAGGGGCAATCGACATCCGGGCCGAGGGGCCGATCACGATCAACGGAGCGACGGTGGATATTAACTGA